A portion of the Deinococcus peraridilitoris DSM 19664 genome contains these proteins:
- a CDS encoding Ig-like domain-containing protein: MLLTLVACNQVDKGAPTVSVTSPASGQPLSGTVGVQLSAQDDSGVAKISVYARAHGATNKGVLIGSATQAPYVVSWFTPQYPNASDLEVYAVALDTSGNSGESDPVRVKIQNPGSPVLSYLAGFNLPPDTRVAASSVDSHDGLDTAVIQALNVDTVKPPAGMQPQSQPPRSPRAATSALRPLADDSGRTLAVEWGWPTYPGADGYGIFLGKTDLAGPYTRMRNQAAATSGTQKFSKKITSEEAKGPLLGVVTAITQNQTVETGLSNADDARFMTIAQQSASPADGQILLDGKPVLTWNANSEAVGYLYYVFDKNPFDATAKILWTNAPQTTDKLSATYPATAAPLNAGTYYWWVAGVGFNQNGQADAFSFSAPRTFVVPAQ; this comes from the coding sequence ATGCTGCTCACACTGGTCGCCTGCAATCAGGTCGACAAGGGCGCTCCCACGGTCTCCGTCACCTCACCCGCCAGCGGACAACCCCTCAGCGGCACCGTCGGTGTCCAGCTCAGCGCCCAGGACGACAGCGGCGTCGCCAAGATCAGCGTGTACGCCCGCGCGCACGGTGCCACCAACAAGGGTGTCCTGATCGGCAGCGCCACGCAGGCACCCTACGTGGTGTCCTGGTTCACCCCTCAGTACCCCAACGCCAGCGACCTCGAGGTATACGCGGTCGCCCTCGACACCAGCGGCAATTCCGGCGAGAGTGACCCGGTCCGCGTCAAAATCCAGAATCCCGGCTCACCGGTCCTGTCCTACCTCGCGGGCTTCAACCTGCCCCCGGACACCCGCGTCGCTGCCAGCAGCGTTGACAGTCACGATGGTCTCGACACCGCTGTCATTCAGGCTTTGAACGTCGATACCGTGAAGCCCCCGGCGGGAATGCAGCCGCAGTCCCAACCCCCACGTTCCCCGCGTGCCGCCACCTCTGCCCTTCGACCACTCGCGGATGACAGCGGTCGCACGCTCGCGGTCGAGTGGGGCTGGCCCACCTACCCCGGTGCGGACGGCTACGGGATCTTCCTCGGCAAAACCGATCTCGCCGGACCCTACACCCGCATGCGCAACCAGGCGGCCGCCACCAGCGGCACCCAGAAGTTCAGCAAGAAAATCACCTCCGAAGAAGCCAAAGGGCCACTGCTGGGGGTGGTCACCGCCATCACCCAGAACCAGACCGTCGAAACGGGTCTCAGCAACGCCGACGACGCGCGCTTCATGACCATCGCGCAGCAAAGTGCCTCCCCTGCCGACGGGCAGATCCTGCTGGATGGCAAACCCGTCCTCACCTGGAACGCCAACAGCGAAGCCGTCGGGTACCTCTACTACGTCTTCGACAAGAATCCCTTCGACGCGACCGCGAAGATCCTCTGGACGAACGCTCCGCAAACCACCGATAAACTCAGCGCCACCTACCCCGCGACGGCAGCGCCACTCAACGCCGGCACCTACTACTGGTGGGTCGCGGGAGTGGGCTTCAACCAGAACGGACAAGCAGACGCTTTTTCCTTCAGCGCTCCGCGGACTTTCGTGGTTCCCGCCCAATAA
- a CDS encoding S8 family serine peptidase, which yields MLPNPALPGETLSVIGSFPKNAQFKLGADRVPTTVTAGGASLQLPQTTLAGDHSIQVEGTPLVGNTTVVPRIDAVVLDGGNLTLRGAGWPIGGTLTGVSVDASGRILTPSLVNGQLRVNLGAGTTYGALHLRVNVGGYTSSTFSLLREAATVRGTVEGPAAQVEPAALRSVTVQSVGNQDDLTTLIVRHEPAALRGHFLLGVHRADSLPSLHLTRLAFRTSAEARQAKSLLTPLPGVENVTFDHLVQSDAVSTQGQTTTSGLGKQWFWALQGLPLAWQATQGDGMTVAVIDTGIALRHPDLQDNLLPGYDFVDEDSVADDRAGHGTHVAGLIAANGQVTGAAPKAKLVPVRVLDGDKGGSAFTVAQGILWAAGLLDDHPNPHPAQVINLSLGTPDDSEAMREAVARVQAAGVLVVAATGNSGGALHYPAAYPGVLAVTGVAGPKHTYQPGYASKGPGTGLAAYGGDAAADQDADGVRDGILSTDLANGAPGYGMRMGTSMASPQVAGIAALALSSDVPQELLRSTLLNSATDLGPLGEDDKFGRGLVSARAALPYSPRSYVLALNDAGSVIGWTPVASDGTYALSNLDPAVPVRLLALSDDNNNRVLGEAGELRSSPTATLSLKGGHVLDLPALTFNPSDGSSPVTLEH from the coding sequence GTGCTCCCCAACCCCGCGTTGCCCGGCGAGACCCTCAGCGTCATCGGCAGCTTCCCGAAGAACGCCCAATTCAAGCTCGGAGCCGACCGCGTTCCGACGACCGTGACGGCAGGCGGGGCTTCCCTTCAGCTGCCCCAGACCACGCTGGCGGGCGATCACAGCATCCAGGTCGAAGGGACGCCCCTGGTGGGCAATACGACCGTCGTACCGCGCATCGACGCGGTCGTGCTGGACGGCGGCAATCTGACGCTCCGCGGGGCCGGATGGCCGATTGGCGGGACCCTGACTGGAGTCAGCGTGGACGCCAGCGGCAGAATCCTCACGCCTTCCCTGGTAAACGGACAGCTGCGCGTCAACCTCGGCGCCGGCACCACCTACGGCGCCCTGCACCTGCGGGTGAACGTGGGCGGCTATACCAGCTCGACTTTCAGCCTGCTGCGTGAAGCGGCGACGGTCCGCGGCACGGTAGAAGGCCCAGCCGCCCAGGTCGAACCTGCCGCCCTCCGCAGCGTCACCGTCCAGTCGGTGGGCAATCAAGACGACCTCACCACCCTGATCGTGCGTCATGAGCCCGCAGCCTTGCGCGGTCACTTCCTGCTGGGGGTACATCGGGCCGACTCACTGCCGTCCCTGCATCTCACCCGCCTGGCCTTCCGGACTTCCGCCGAAGCTCGACAGGCCAAAAGCCTCCTGACGCCTCTGCCCGGCGTCGAGAACGTGACTTTCGATCACTTGGTTCAGTCTGACGCCGTCAGCACGCAAGGACAGACGACGACCTCTGGCCTGGGGAAGCAATGGTTCTGGGCCCTGCAAGGACTCCCCCTCGCCTGGCAGGCCACGCAAGGGGATGGCATGACCGTCGCCGTCATCGACACCGGCATCGCACTCAGACATCCGGACCTGCAGGACAACCTGCTGCCCGGCTATGACTTCGTCGACGAGGATTCTGTCGCGGACGACCGCGCCGGACACGGCACCCACGTTGCCGGTCTGATCGCCGCGAACGGTCAGGTGACGGGCGCCGCGCCAAAAGCCAAACTGGTGCCCGTGCGGGTCCTCGACGGGGACAAAGGCGGCAGCGCCTTCACGGTCGCGCAGGGCATTTTGTGGGCGGCCGGTCTGCTCGATGATCACCCGAACCCCCATCCGGCGCAGGTCATCAACCTGTCGCTCGGTACGCCCGACGACAGTGAAGCGATGCGCGAAGCGGTCGCGCGGGTGCAGGCCGCGGGCGTCCTGGTGGTCGCCGCGACCGGGAACAGCGGCGGAGCCCTCCATTATCCCGCGGCGTACCCGGGCGTGCTGGCCGTGACGGGCGTCGCGGGCCCCAAGCACACCTACCAGCCTGGATACGCCAGCAAGGGACCGGGCACGGGACTCGCCGCCTACGGTGGAGACGCGGCGGCAGATCAGGATGCGGATGGCGTGCGGGACGGCATTCTTTCCACTGACCTGGCGAACGGCGCTCCCGGGTACGGCATGCGGATGGGGACGTCGATGGCCAGCCCGCAGGTGGCCGGCATTGCCGCGCTGGCTCTGTCGAGTGACGTTCCGCAAGAACTGTTGCGCAGTACCCTGCTGAACAGCGCCACGGACCTCGGACCGCTCGGTGAGGATGACAAGTTCGGCCGGGGACTCGTGAGTGCCCGCGCGGCCCTGCCGTACTCACCACGCTCGTACGTGCTGGCCCTGAATGACGCGGGGAGCGTCATCGGCTGGACGCCCGTCGCGAGTGACGGTACGTATGCCCTCAGCAATCTCGATCCAGCCGTCCCCGTTCGCCTGCTGGCGCTGAGTGACGACAACAACAACCGTGTTCTCGGGGAAGCCGGCGAACTGCGCTCTTCTCCCACCGCCACCCTTTCTCTCAAGGGCGGGCACGTTCTCGACCTGCCGGCCCTGACCTTCAATCCGTCTGACGGATCGTCCCCCGTGACCCTGGAGCACTGA
- a CDS encoding type II secretion system protein GspD: MLKSLRILTLSALLLSPAFAQETTVAPTTQDGRLVIVSPEIIRYTVDPNANTVTLPNVHLGEGAKFPEGTQWKQRGADLIVTLPVGATVSLSPDNKRLTILPANTLTAIPKDERAPIFLPLANAQPALVAALVTRLYANVRVEVDERQRALLILVNPADRQLITDLVRQLDTERPQVMFEAEILEVNQDLTTSLGLQYDSIFTFKLTEGDAPQLLNLGKVGRSPLTLSLGLNALKANGAARVLAQPRVTTLDGLEARINSTQTTPVIVPGANNTQSVQNITTGITLRMTPKVAPDGTVEANLSISVSTPTGTTSQGVPQFSSREASTTVRVRNGEPIAIGGLLENRKIEATQKVPLLGDLPIIGKLFTTTRTETRNTDLVIIVTPRLVLSPNQR; the protein is encoded by the coding sequence ATGCTGAAGTCCCTGCGAATTCTGACCTTGTCCGCCCTGCTGCTCTCGCCTGCCTTCGCGCAGGAAACGACCGTCGCGCCCACCACCCAGGATGGCCGGCTGGTCATCGTCAGCCCGGAAATCATCCGCTACACCGTCGATCCGAACGCGAACACCGTGACGCTGCCGAACGTGCACCTCGGCGAAGGCGCCAAGTTCCCCGAGGGCACCCAGTGGAAGCAACGCGGCGCGGACCTGATCGTAACCCTCCCGGTCGGCGCGACGGTGTCCCTGTCGCCGGACAACAAACGCCTGACCATCCTGCCGGCGAACACCCTGACCGCCATCCCGAAAGACGAGCGCGCGCCGATTTTCCTGCCGCTCGCGAACGCCCAGCCTGCCCTGGTGGCCGCGCTGGTCACGCGTCTCTACGCGAACGTGCGGGTGGAAGTCGATGAGCGTCAGCGGGCCTTGCTGATCCTGGTGAATCCGGCCGACCGGCAGCTCATCACCGACCTGGTGCGGCAGCTCGACACCGAACGGCCCCAGGTGATGTTCGAAGCGGAGATCCTGGAAGTCAACCAGGACCTGACGACCTCGCTGGGGTTGCAGTACGACAGCATCTTCACCTTCAAACTGACGGAGGGGGACGCGCCGCAGCTGCTGAACCTCGGAAAAGTGGGACGCAGTCCCCTCACCCTTTCGCTGGGACTGAACGCCCTGAAAGCCAACGGGGCGGCGCGGGTTCTGGCGCAGCCGCGTGTGACGACGCTGGACGGGCTGGAGGCGCGCATCAACTCCACCCAGACCACCCCGGTGATCGTGCCCGGGGCGAACAACACCCAGAGCGTGCAGAACATCACCACCGGGATCACCTTGCGCATGACGCCGAAAGTCGCGCCGGACGGGACCGTCGAAGCGAACCTCAGCATCAGCGTCTCCACGCCGACCGGGACAACCTCGCAGGGGGTACCGCAGTTCTCCAGCCGGGAAGCCAGCACGACCGTGAGGGTCCGCAATGGGGAGCCCATCGCGATCGGTGGATTGCTGGAGAACCGCAAGATCGAAGCGACCCAGAAAGTGCCCCTGCTGGGTGATCTGCCGATCATCGGGAAGCTCTTCACCACCACCCGCACCGAAACGCGCAACACCGATCTGGTGATCATTGTGACGCCGCGTCTGGTGCTGAGCCCCAATCAAAGATGA
- a CDS encoding serine aminopeptidase domain-containing protein has protein sequence MKKKLGLAIISLTTLVLLAFHARAATEQVLSLKTTSGDQEGTLILPTSAAGAVPVALILSGFGDWDRDGNFPGGAIGSNHYKLLAEGMAQQGIASLRFEKRGVNPDPTKRTPPTSFDQYADDARAWLATLKGDSRFSKIVVIGHGEGVLVGSIAAQQVPVVGLVSIDGRGRNMYDTALADLDARPNSVARETEKGIVRSLKAGVTPTNVPTELTRLYGPNELAFMASWGKYDPVKELGKLKTQLLIIQGGQNPAVSIEDGQLLSSVNAGQNKFIPNMSLTLKDATQDQAGNKGPNFDRSAALSEPLVPYISSFVKSLP, from the coding sequence ATGAAAAAGAAACTCGGACTAGCAATTATCTCCCTCACGACACTCGTTCTCTTGGCGTTCCATGCTCGGGCAGCGACTGAACAAGTGTTGTCGCTCAAAACCACCTCTGGTGATCAGGAAGGCACCTTGATACTCCCGACGTCAGCTGCTGGAGCTGTTCCAGTGGCTCTCATCCTGAGCGGATTTGGAGATTGGGACCGTGATGGAAACTTCCCTGGTGGCGCGATCGGCAGCAACCATTACAAGCTATTGGCTGAGGGAATGGCCCAACAAGGAATTGCTTCGCTTCGCTTTGAAAAGCGAGGAGTCAATCCTGACCCAACCAAGCGCACGCCTCCGACAAGCTTCGATCAGTACGCCGATGACGCAAGAGCTTGGCTTGCTACGCTGAAGGGAGATAGTCGGTTCTCGAAAATCGTGGTGATTGGCCATGGCGAAGGGGTGCTCGTCGGCTCGATCGCTGCTCAACAGGTCCCAGTAGTTGGGCTGGTATCTATTGATGGCAGAGGACGCAATATGTACGACACGGCACTGGCGGATCTTGATGCTCGGCCGAACAGCGTGGCTCGTGAAACGGAAAAGGGAATTGTCAGGAGCCTCAAAGCAGGAGTGACCCCAACCAACGTGCCAACAGAACTCACTCGACTGTACGGCCCAAATGAACTGGCGTTCATGGCATCCTGGGGTAAATACGATCCAGTCAAAGAACTCGGTAAGCTCAAGACCCAACTGCTAATTATTCAGGGGGGTCAGAACCCAGCCGTGAGTATAGAAGATGGCCAGTTGCTCTCAAGTGTCAACGCTGGGCAAAACAAATTCATTCCAAATATGAGCCTGACCCTTAAGGACGCTACTCAAGATCAGGCAGGAAATAAAGGTCCGAACTTCGATCGGAGCGCTGCGCTCTCGGAACCATTGGTGCCTTATATTTCGAGCTTTGTCAAAAGCCTTCCGTAG
- a CDS encoding DUF3800 domain-containing protein — translation MLFFIDESGTDHHQAPYEVLAGISVRAREAWQLILAIRDAQLRFFGVPLADVLPEFKGSKLLKTKTFRLARQLDPLEESSRRDHARALLEKGRRARDSGVQEQVTRLELTAYAQACLAYASFVLELCALHDVRVFASIVELDAPQPQGRMLRKDFSYLFERFYYSLEAGEAHEHGIVVFDELDKTQSRRLSAQMRAYFQDTAKGRRRATRILPEPFWVHSDLTTLVQVADLVAYCLNWGWRLRDKMTKPTRQELMPFGFAAAELQFRGRRFDGQRQRDMPVFGICHIRDLRPVGERTLLGESEFDEE, via the coding sequence ATGCTATTTTTCATCGACGAGAGCGGCACCGACCACCACCAAGCGCCGTACGAGGTCCTGGCGGGCATCAGTGTGCGGGCCCGGGAAGCGTGGCAGCTGATCCTCGCGATCCGCGACGCACAACTGCGTTTCTTCGGCGTGCCGCTCGCGGACGTGCTGCCTGAGTTCAAGGGCAGCAAGCTCCTCAAAACCAAGACGTTCCGCTTGGCGCGCCAACTCGACCCGCTCGAGGAATCGTCGCGGCGCGATCATGCCCGTGCCCTGCTCGAAAAGGGCCGCCGCGCTCGGGACAGCGGCGTGCAAGAACAAGTCACCAGGTTGGAGCTGACCGCCTACGCCCAAGCGTGCCTCGCGTACGCCTCGTTTGTGCTGGAACTGTGCGCGCTGCACGACGTGCGGGTATTCGCGAGCATCGTCGAGCTTGACGCGCCTCAACCACAGGGCCGCATGCTACGCAAAGACTTTTCGTACTTGTTCGAGCGCTTCTACTACAGCCTGGAGGCGGGCGAAGCGCACGAGCACGGCATCGTGGTGTTCGACGAACTCGACAAGACGCAGTCGAGGCGCCTCAGCGCCCAGATGCGCGCGTACTTTCAAGACACTGCCAAAGGCAGGCGGCGGGCCACGCGCATTCTGCCCGAGCCGTTCTGGGTGCACTCGGACCTCACGACGCTGGTGCAGGTCGCAGACCTTGTCGCGTACTGCCTCAACTGGGGCTGGCGCCTGAGAGACAAGATGACCAAACCGACTCGCCAAGAACTGATGCCGTTTGGCTTTGCCGCGGCCGAGTTGCAGTTTCGCGGGCGGCGGTTCGATGGTCAGCGTCAACGCGACATGCCCGTGTTCGGCATCTGCCACATCCGCGACCTACGCCCGGTCGGGGAGCGCACCCTGCTCGGCGAGTCGGAGTTCGACGAGGAATAA
- a CDS encoding transposase: protein MHHLGAWVGRDSSRGEVMASAAVIPFWTTTQIWSTHGLAQIVDLAEECARMVRQRDASQLGRWLDSALHSGVAALKGFAQGIWRDLEAVRAGLTLEWSNGPVEGQVNQLKTLKRQMYGRAGFDLLKQRFLSA from the coding sequence GTGCACCACCTCGGCGCTTGGGTCGGGCGGGACAGTTCACGCGGCGAGGTCATGGCGAGCGCGGCGGTGATTCCCTTCTGGACCACGACGCAGATCTGGTCAACGCACGGGCTGGCACAGATTGTTGACCTGGCCGAAGAATGTGCGCGAATGGTGCGGCAACGCGACGCATCACAACTGGGAAGGTGGCTGGATTCAGCGTTGCACAGCGGCGTGGCGGCTCTGAAGGGGTTCGCGCAGGGTATCTGGCGGGACTTGGAGGCCGTGCGGGCAGGTTTGACGCTGGAGTGGTCAAACGGGCCTGTGGAGGGGCAGGTGAACCAGCTCAAGACGCTGAAACGGCAGATGTACGGTCGCGCCGGCTTCGACTTGCTGAAACAGCGCTTCCTCAGTGCGTGA
- a CDS encoding vWA domain-containing protein, with amino-acid sequence MTVTLKDVWIPPQLSRSAEERTFRMRLQSTRLSVAGHRFIETFTPGEAFIAAKPLGAGAPALQTMPLRISAAGWVLASPLRLSPHEQVSFLWWTYLAALAVHAVRLDLPRTAARWVADELDRDGVTRWRDAPEEQLSPLVRVASAALVIVADGELHARGDAPGTSDPSAAEEWAKQGRVNFGRLGWRDALTRVRDASFPPALVEPWGPMLDVSGVLPQGALEIRGPVAEQLKRLARSVQGHARDKGTPAEHNVNWIHEHPEVDAAWACLQERERSGSVSRLAYQFGQRARDAAMQAAQERLSREDHDDHDAPSSGLVKAMQELSTALKPVLAGHRGDHDNTHNEQRVDRVLLAWSDVGQDIPHLRPALSELQLELDPVRCLRLRVSGVALDPQSKTVFVNLGAGLGQDELKYAFAELALHLVLGHPARGADKDADTWNYACDLLLAGWLEDMGYGARPDFAPYDPVLSKLPSAEAIYLRLLDDPTKLRRRASLRGQGLSDLLGAGEAAARALTDEEDRLWREAAARGMEEADALRWAGTLPAGLDRELRERAAEPIPWRPALQAYLGSIVPRRVRRRTYARPSRRSSLDPHEPRAGRGRDEPGPRHSLVLVVDTSGSMSDRDLAEALGGVRTTCQVLGIERVRVLACDAGVTDHGWQVPWRAGDRLILKGGGGTSLIPALALADQLALESDGVHPDTPMLIVTDGLFDDRVSPAREHAFLMPPGTRLLFPTRAPVFTVRTT; translated from the coding sequence TTGACCGTCACCTTGAAGGACGTGTGGATTCCCCCGCAACTGTCACGCAGCGCTGAAGAACGCACTTTTCGCATGAGACTTCAGTCCACGCGTCTCAGCGTCGCGGGACATCGTTTCATTGAGACGTTCACGCCCGGTGAGGCGTTCATTGCCGCGAAACCCCTGGGTGCGGGCGCGCCGGCCTTGCAGACCATGCCGTTGCGGATCTCCGCGGCCGGCTGGGTGCTCGCGAGTCCCTTGCGGCTCTCCCCGCATGAACAGGTGAGTTTCCTGTGGTGGACGTACCTCGCCGCGCTCGCCGTGCACGCCGTGCGCCTTGACCTGCCACGAACCGCGGCGCGTTGGGTGGCGGATGAACTGGACCGTGACGGCGTGACCCGCTGGCGTGACGCGCCCGAAGAGCAGCTGAGTCCCCTGGTGCGCGTCGCGTCCGCTGCCCTGGTGATCGTCGCGGATGGTGAATTGCACGCCCGGGGTGACGCGCCCGGCACTTCAGATCCGTCAGCAGCAGAGGAATGGGCGAAACAAGGTCGCGTGAACTTCGGCCGCCTGGGCTGGCGTGACGCCCTCACCCGGGTGCGTGACGCCAGCTTCCCGCCGGCACTGGTGGAACCCTGGGGGCCGATGCTGGACGTCAGCGGCGTCCTCCCGCAGGGCGCGCTGGAAATCCGCGGTCCGGTCGCCGAGCAGCTCAAACGTCTCGCCCGGTCCGTGCAGGGACACGCGCGGGACAAAGGAACACCCGCCGAGCACAACGTCAACTGGATTCACGAGCATCCTGAAGTGGACGCCGCCTGGGCCTGCCTGCAGGAACGCGAACGTTCAGGCAGCGTGTCACGGCTCGCTTACCAGTTCGGGCAACGCGCGCGTGACGCCGCCATGCAAGCCGCGCAAGAACGCCTTTCACGCGAGGACCACGACGACCATGACGCGCCCAGCAGCGGGCTGGTCAAGGCAATGCAGGAACTCAGCACGGCCCTCAAACCCGTCCTGGCAGGGCACCGGGGTGACCATGACAACACGCACAACGAGCAACGCGTCGATCGGGTGCTCCTGGCGTGGAGTGACGTCGGACAAGACATCCCGCATCTTCGCCCGGCCCTGAGCGAACTGCAGCTGGAACTCGACCCGGTGCGGTGTTTGCGCTTACGCGTGAGTGGCGTCGCCCTGGATCCGCAGTCCAAGACGGTGTTCGTGAATCTCGGTGCGGGTCTCGGGCAGGATGAACTCAAGTACGCCTTCGCGGAACTCGCCTTGCACCTGGTGCTCGGTCACCCTGCGCGCGGCGCGGACAAGGACGCGGACACCTGGAATTACGCGTGTGACCTGCTGCTCGCCGGCTGGCTGGAGGACATGGGTTACGGCGCGCGCCCGGACTTCGCGCCGTACGATCCCGTCCTCAGCAAGCTCCCCAGCGCGGAAGCGATTTACTTACGGCTGCTGGATGATCCGACGAAGTTACGCCGCCGCGCCAGCTTACGCGGTCAGGGCCTCAGCGACCTGCTGGGCGCCGGTGAGGCCGCCGCGCGCGCCCTCACGGATGAAGAAGACCGCTTGTGGCGTGAAGCGGCCGCACGGGGCATGGAAGAAGCGGACGCACTGCGCTGGGCGGGCACGCTCCCCGCTGGGCTCGATCGCGAGTTGCGTGAACGCGCAGCAGAACCCATTCCGTGGCGTCCGGCGCTCCAGGCGTACCTGGGTTCGATTGTGCCGCGTCGCGTGCGTCGCCGCACGTACGCGCGACCCAGTCGCCGCAGCAGCCTCGACCCGCACGAGCCGCGCGCCGGGCGTGGGCGTGACGAGCCGGGACCGCGCCATTCGCTGGTGCTGGTCGTTGACACCAGCGGTTCCATGAGCGACCGTGACCTTGCCGAAGCGCTTGGCGGGGTGCGCACCACCTGCCAGGTGCTCGGCATTGAGCGCGTACGCGTACTCGCCTGTGACGCGGGCGTCACGGATCATGGCTGGCAGGTACCCTGGCGGGCCGGGGACCGCCTGATCCTCAAGGGCGGCGGCGGCACGTCATTGATTCCGGCGCTCGCACTCGCCGACCAGCTCGCGCTGGAAAGTGACGGCGTGCATCCCGACACGCCCATGCTGATCGTCACGGACGGCCTGTTCGATGATCGTGTTTCACCCGCCCGGGAGCATGCCTTCCTGATGCCGCCCGGCACTCGCCTGCTGTTCCCCACGCGTGCACCGGTATTCACCGTCCGCACCACCTGA
- a CDS encoding AAA family ATPase yields MNLDHIPTVDHDGLRDLLINMGTVQTIMVWGPPGIGKSQVIEDFGRELGMPVSILLGSQMSPEDLAVPLIDPQRYVTRLCPPETLMRDEASVVFIDELNAAEPDVMRAFFPIINERRIGTRYFPEGTLVVCAANPTSFNSVARPVPAPLMSRMYHVHLKVTSTRGWLAWAAANNVHPLIHEFIAETGLRSLIGTPGDDDQISTNPRSWAIASRALHGWNVDSQPDAGSPEFAKRVQKIVQGAVARKEAEEFGAWLSRRTQGLSLQAILRGEQQLPDANANRALVAHLISLLRSRITSELPRLEADLRSESRQFTDQAVALLQRLAHEAPELAGALLADEAVPAWFLDRLGRRLASTSN; encoded by the coding sequence TTGAACCTCGACCACATTCCCACCGTCGATCACGATGGCCTCAGGGACCTGCTGATCAACATGGGCACCGTCCAGACGATCATGGTGTGGGGTCCGCCGGGCATCGGTAAAAGCCAGGTCATCGAGGACTTCGGCCGTGAGCTCGGCATGCCCGTCTCCATCCTGCTCGGCTCCCAGATGAGCCCGGAGGACCTGGCGGTGCCGCTCATTGACCCGCAGCGGTACGTGACGCGCCTGTGCCCACCGGAGACCTTGATGCGTGACGAAGCGAGCGTGGTGTTCATTGATGAGCTCAACGCCGCCGAGCCGGACGTGATGCGCGCGTTCTTCCCGATCATCAACGAACGACGCATCGGCACGCGTTACTTTCCCGAGGGAACGCTCGTCGTGTGCGCGGCGAACCCGACGTCCTTCAACAGTGTCGCGCGACCCGTGCCGGCGCCCCTGATGAGCCGCATGTACCACGTGCACCTGAAAGTCACCAGTACCCGCGGCTGGCTTGCGTGGGCGGCTGCGAACAACGTCCATCCCCTGATTCACGAGTTCATCGCGGAAACCGGCCTGCGCAGCTTGATCGGCACACCCGGTGATGACGATCAGATCAGCACCAACCCTCGCAGCTGGGCCATCGCGTCCAGGGCGCTGCACGGTTGGAACGTCGATTCTCAACCGGACGCTGGCAGCCCGGAATTCGCGAAACGCGTGCAGAAAATCGTCCAGGGCGCCGTGGCCCGCAAGGAAGCCGAGGAGTTCGGTGCGTGGCTGTCACGCCGCACGCAAGGCCTGTCCCTGCAGGCGATCTTGCGGGGTGAGCAGCAACTGCCGGACGCGAACGCGAACCGTGCGCTCGTCGCTCACCTCATTTCGCTGTTGCGATCACGCATCACCAGTGAACTGCCCCGCCTGGAAGCGGATTTACGCAGTGAATCACGACAATTCACCGATCAGGCCGTAGCGCTCCTGCAGCGCCTCGCGCATGAAGCGCCAGAACTCGCGGGTGCCTTGCTCGCCGACGAGGCAGTTCCCGCGTGGTTCCTTGACCGGCTGGGTCGTCGACTCGCCAGCACCAGCAATTAA
- a CDS encoding DUF1152 domain-containing protein: protein MLLVCLGFGVDTHHGVPHAQVLEATADLTRSGGCLGAWSLTPEMPDVQRYQDALAFVHDAMPDFPSIVSTSVLDAIDGHFGNHHSLSSTRGSELFINPLMGLYWAFELEAVAERNLYLERLTDTMTVGAVQRAIEAFRDEVCVRPWQNIPL, encoded by the coding sequence ATGCTGCTGGTCTGTCTGGGATTCGGGGTGGATACCCACCATGGTGTGCCGCACGCTCAGGTTCTGGAAGCCACCGCGGACCTCACCCGCTCAGGTGGGTGCCTGGGTGCCTGGAGTCTCACACCCGAGATGCCGGACGTGCAGCGCTACCAAGATGCGCTCGCCTTCGTGCATGACGCCATGCCGGACTTCCCCAGTATCGTGTCGACCAGCGTGCTCGACGCGATCGACGGGCATTTCGGGAATCACCACTCGCTCAGCAGCACGCGTGGCTCGGAGTTGTTCATCAACCCCTTGATGGGCCTGTACTGGGCCTTCGAGTTGGAAGCGGTCGCCGAGAGGAACCTGTACCTCGAGCGCCTCACGGACACCATGACGGTCGGCGCGGTTCAGCGCGCAATCGAAGCGTTCCGAGATGAAGTTTGCGTCCGTCCCTGGCAGAACATCCCGCTGTAA